The following coding sequences are from one Panicum hallii strain FIL2 chromosome 5, PHallii_v3.1, whole genome shotgun sequence window:
- the LOC112895187 gene encoding folate synthesis bifunctional protein, mitochondrial-like translates to MLLHAKESLKKMYPVAKNYFGGLLPSHSFSVSDLVNPPRSSNIGSRYAIPFKARSFTQCSLERCSADQEIVIAMGSNVGDRVSTFDRALQLMKSSGLTITRHANLYETAPAYVTDQSRFLNSAIRGTTRLRPHELLKKLKEIEKDIGRTSGIRYGPRPIDLDILLYGNSKINSETLIVPHERIHERPFVLAPLVDLLGASGEDGIETSWHSLSKCSGGFFELWNKLGGESIIGTETIKRVLPVGNRLVDWCERTLVMGVLNLTPDSFSDGGKFQQVEAAISQAKLLISEGADIIDIGAQSTRPFAKRLSPNEELERLVPVLDEITKIPEMEGKLLSMDTFYAEVASEAVKRGAHMINDVSGGLLDPKILKVAAELRVPYVAMHMRGDPSTMQSEQNLHYDDVCKEVASELYAQVREAELSGIPLWRIVLDPGIGFSKKSKHNLEVIMGLESIRREMGKMSIGASHVPILLGPSRKGFLGEICNRANPVERDAATVAAVTAGILNGANIIRVHNAGYGADAAKVCDALHKGRRLED, encoded by the exons ATGCTCCTCCATGCCAAGGAGTCACTTAAGAAGATGTATCCTGTTGCAAAGAACTACTTTGGAGGACTGCTGCCCTCACATTCATTTTCAG TTTCTGATCTTGTCAATCCTCCGAGATCCTCAAACATAGGTTCTAGATATGCTATTCCGTTCAAGGCTCGTTCTTTTACGCAATGTTCGCTTGAAAGATGTTCAGCTGACCAAGAGATTGTGATTGCTATGGGAAGTAATGTGGGTGATAGAGTCAGTACATTTGACAGGGCATTGCAACTGATGAAAAGCTCGGGCTTGACCATCACTAGGCATGCCAATCTCTATGAGACTGCCCCTGCTTATGTGACCGATCAGTCACGGTTTCTTAATTCTGCCATTCGGGGCACAACTAGGCTCCGTCCGCATGAGCTTCTTAAAAAGCTAAAGGAAATTGAAAAGGATATAGGCCGCACTAGTGGAATAAGGTACGGCCCAAGGCCTATTGATCTGGACATACTTCTATATGGTAACTCCAAGATCAATAGTGAAACTCTAATTGTGCCACATGAGCGCATCCATGAGAGGCCATTTGTTTTAGCACCTCTTGTAGACCTTCTAGGTGCTTCTGGTGAAGATGGTATCGAAACAAGTTGGCACTCTCTTTCGAAATGCAGTGGTGGTTTCTTTGAATTATGGAATAAACTTGGGGGTGAATCTATCATTGGCACAGAAACTATTAAAAGGGTATTACCTGTTGGGAATCGTTTGGTGGATTGGTGTGAGAGAACCCTCGTCATGGGGGTCCTTAATCTAACACCAGATAGCTTTAGTGATGGAGGTAAGTTTCAACAAGTGGAAGCTGCCATTTCTCAGGCTAAGTTATTAATCTCAGAAGGTGCTGATATCATTGATATTGGTGCTCAATCTACCAGGCCCTTTGCAAAGAGATTATCACCAAATGAAGAACTTGAGAGATTGGTTCCTGTTCTGGATGAGATTACGAAAATTCCCGAGATGGAGGGAAAGTTGCTCTCAATGGATACATTCTATGCAGAAGTTGCTAGTGAAGCTGTGAAAAGAGGAGCTCACATGATCAATGATGTATCCGGTGGACTGCTTGACCCCAAAATTCTTAAAGTTGCTGCTGAACTCAGAGTTCCGTATGTTGCAATGCATATGAGGGGAGATCCATCAACTATGCAAAGTGAACAAAATTTACATTATGATGATGTATGCAAGGAAGTTGCTTCTGAGCTATATGCACAGGTGAGAGAAGCAGAGTTATCTGGGATTCCATTGTGGAGGATCGTTCTAGATCCAGGCATTGGGTTCTCCAAGAAATCCAAACATAACCTTGAAGTAATTATGGGATTGGAATCCATTAGGAGGGAGATGGGTAAAATGAGTATAGGTGCTTCACATGTGCCAATATTACTGGGACCCTCGAGGAAAGGATTTTTGGGTGAAATATGCAACCGTGCCAATCCAGTTGAGAGAGATGCTGCCACTGTTGCAGCTGTGACAGCTGGGATTTTGAACGGTGCTAACATAATAAGGGTCCATAATGCTGGATATGGCGCAGATGCTGCAAAGGTTTGTGATGCATTGCATAAGGGAAGAAGATTGGAAGACTGA